A portion of the Desulfobacterales bacterium genome contains these proteins:
- a CDS encoding branched-chain amino acid ABC transporter permease — translation MQKKIVYAVLGIVFLLFPLVVASDYYQHLVIIALMWVVIGSAWNLLAGYTGQVSFGHAIFFGVGAYTAGILSTKLGISPWWGMLFGGVASMLVGLFVGWVCFRLRGPYFALATLAGGEIFRLIATNWESLTDGMVGILIMQTFRSKLPYYYIALALAVLCVYAIYRIMRSKWGYYFVSIRENQDAAESLGISTLLYKNVSLLVSSFFTGMAGAFYMNYMAFIDPQVVFSMHYISIMSILVGIVGGVATIMGPAVGAFIMVGLQETFRSSFFGLAPQWVSQSHALVFGLLVIFVILFLANGVVGDWNKIKRNVFRIKTSS, via the coding sequence ATGCAGAAGAAAATTGTATACGCCGTTCTGGGAATCGTATTTTTACTCTTTCCGCTTGTCGTTGCGTCTGATTACTACCAGCATCTGGTTATTATCGCATTGATGTGGGTGGTCATCGGCTCCGCTTGGAACCTGCTGGCCGGATATACCGGTCAGGTGTCTTTTGGACACGCCATTTTTTTCGGGGTTGGCGCGTATACCGCCGGGATTCTATCCACAAAGCTGGGAATATCGCCCTGGTGGGGGATGCTTTTCGGAGGGGTGGCGTCCATGCTGGTCGGTCTGTTTGTGGGCTGGGTCTGTTTCCGGTTGCGTGGACCGTATTTCGCCCTGGCGACGTTAGCCGGGGGTGAAATATTCCGGTTGATTGCTACCAACTGGGAAAGCCTGACCGATGGGATGGTCGGCATCCTTATCATGCAGACGTTCAGGAGCAAACTTCCGTATTACTATATTGCCCTGGCTCTGGCCGTGCTGTGCGTGTATGCCATATACCGGATCATGCGGTCAAAGTGGGGGTATTACTTTGTTTCCATCAGGGAAAATCAGGATGCGGCCGAATCACTTGGAATCAGTACCTTGTTGTACAAGAATGTCTCGCTTCTGGTCAGCTCGTTTTTTACCGGAATGGCCGGGGCGTTTTACATGAACTATATGGCGTTTATTGATCCCCAGGTCGTGTTTTCGATGCATTACATTTCCATCATGTCCATCCTGGTCGGTATTGTCGGCGGAGTTGCCACCATTATGGGACCCGCCGTGGGCGCGTTTATCATGGTCGGGCTGCAGGAAACGTTCCGAAGCTCTTTTTTCGGTCTTGCGCCCCAATGGGTCAGTCAGTCACATGCGCTGGTATTCGGCCTGCTGGTAATTTTCGTTATCTTATTTCTGGCCAATGGCGTGGTCGGTGACTGGAATAAAATTAAACGGAATGTGTTTCGAATCAAGACCTCTTCCTAA
- a CDS encoding ABC transporter ATP-binding protein, with protein MPVFFEVRNLTKTFGGLKAVDNISFQLQQGEILGLIGPNGSGKTTTFNCINNFYPITSGDILLKGKSIKGLKTYQICKLGIGRTFQVVKPLARMTVLDNVMAGAFCRVNTIKAAREEALNVLKFCNLYKDRDKLAKSLPIGGRKRLEISRAMATKPELLLLDETAAGLNPGELDEAIGLIRKIRESGVSILIVEHIMKVIMTISDRIHAINFGGTIAEGTPKEVAANRAVIEAYLGEEHAQG; from the coding sequence ATGCCGGTATTTTTTGAAGTCAGAAACCTTACCAAAACGTTTGGCGGTCTGAAAGCGGTGGACAATATTTCCTTTCAGCTTCAGCAGGGAGAAATACTGGGATTGATCGGACCCAACGGCTCGGGTAAAACCACCACCTTTAACTGTATCAACAACTTTTATCCCATAACCTCCGGGGATATTCTGCTCAAGGGCAAAAGTATCAAGGGGCTTAAAACATACCAGATCTGCAAGCTGGGAATCGGCAGGACATTTCAGGTGGTGAAGCCGCTGGCACGGATGACGGTTCTGGATAATGTCATGGCAGGGGCTTTCTGTCGGGTCAATACCATCAAGGCCGCCCGGGAGGAAGCCCTGAACGTGTTGAAATTTTGTAATCTTTACAAGGACAGGGATAAGCTGGCAAAAAGTCTTCCGATCGGAGGCCGAAAACGACTTGAAATTTCAAGGGCAATGGCAACAAAACCGGAATTGCTGCTTCTGGATGAAACTGCGGCCGGGCTGAATCCGGGAGAGCTGGATGAAGCGATTGGACTGATCAGAAAAATTCGGGAAAGCGGGGTCAGTATCCTGATTGTAGAACATATCATGAAGGTGATCATGACTATATCCGATCGCATTCATGCAATCAATTTCGGGGGTACCATTGCCGAAGGTACGCCAAAAGAGGTTGCCGCCAACCGGGCCGTCATTGAAGCCTATCTGGGAGAAGAGCATGCTCAAGGTTAA
- a CDS encoding ABC transporter ATP-binding protein has product MLKVNNINVFYGDLQVLWDVTFEVKEKEILVLVGANGAGKSTTLRTVSSLISPRSGSIEFEGVRLDKLPPNRIIEHGVVHVPEGRRLFSDMSVEENLIMGSLFGEAKKKRHQTMEHVFSLFPRLQERRKQMAGTLSGGEQQMAAIGRGLMSKPKLMMFDEPSLGLSPLLVQEVFGLVKRVNEEGVTVLLVEQNVTQTLAMCDRAYVLENGRNVLEGTGEELMKNDHVKEAYLGI; this is encoded by the coding sequence ATGCTCAAGGTTAACAATATCAATGTGTTTTACGGAGATCTTCAGGTCCTTTGGGATGTGACATTTGAAGTGAAGGAAAAAGAGATTCTGGTGCTGGTTGGCGCCAATGGCGCCGGGAAGTCCACGACGCTCCGGACGGTATCGTCTCTGATCAGCCCCCGATCCGGTTCCATTGAATTTGAAGGCGTCCGTCTGGATAAACTTCCGCCGAACAGAATTATAGAACACGGCGTTGTTCATGTTCCTGAAGGCCGGCGGTTGTTTTCGGATATGAGCGTTGAGGAAAATCTGATCATGGGGTCTTTGTTCGGTGAGGCCAAAAAAAAACGACATCAGACGATGGAACATGTATTTAGCCTGTTCCCCAGGCTTCAGGAGCGACGAAAGCAGATGGCCGGGACTCTCTCGGGGGGAGAGCAGCAGATGGCGGCTATCGGAAGGGGCCTGATGTCAAAACCGAAATTGATGATGTTTGACGAGCCGTCCCTGGGTCTGTCTCCGCTTCTGGTACAGGAAGTGTTCGGTCTGGTGAAGCGGGTCAATGAGGAGGGGGTGACCGTGCTGCTTGTCGAGCAGAATGTCACTCAGACGCTGGCCATGTGTGACCGGGCCTACGTGTTGGAAAACGGCCGCAATGTTCTGGAAGGTACCGGGGAAGAGCTGATGAAAAATGACCATGTGAAAGAGGCCTATCTGGGGATATGA